A region of Methylibium petroleiphilum PM1 DNA encodes the following proteins:
- a CDS encoding DEAD/DEAH box helicase, with translation MSGPANTFGTITHEGGRWRIECEPHVRTKLRRLFPQVDQRASEVVWLSDSAENSRDLLWFIDRYPMSVSPMKLLKGLSADHVEAESLVHQLLSRVRAPDPFELALPPRDYQAAAASLARIKSGLLLADDVGLGKTATAICPMVMPEYLPALVVTLSHLPPQWVNELQKFAPNLKVHILKSGRPYDLLERPKRRRGAPAQTALFDEELPRLPDVIVCNYHKLAGWAETLAGFIRFVVYDEVQELRVADSMKYAAAKLIASKARLRIGLSATPIYNYGSEFFNVIDVLLPGALGTREEFVREWCVDDRIKDTKAFGLYLKREGIMLRRTRKDVGRELPPCQAIPHTIQSDRAALDKIKTTAAELARVILADRQQYRGQKFMASEEFNGLLRQATGVAKAPYVAEFVRMVLASEEKVIVFAWHREVYALLMEALAEFKPVMYTGSESPRQKEEAKNAFINGDARVMLMSLRAGAGTDGLQHVCKVGIFAELDWSPGVHVQCIGRFHRDEQDEPSMAYFLLAEDGSDPVIADIVGLKKTQLEGVRDPDAELIEELEIDAGGVKRMAESYLAKLGQGAPVRTEAEEEALA, from the coding sequence GTGAGCGGGCCCGCCAACACCTTCGGCACCATCACCCACGAAGGTGGGCGCTGGCGCATCGAGTGCGAGCCGCACGTGCGCACGAAGCTGCGCCGGCTGTTCCCGCAGGTGGACCAGCGAGCGAGCGAGGTGGTCTGGCTGTCGGACAGCGCCGAGAACAGCCGCGACCTGCTGTGGTTCATCGACCGCTACCCGATGTCGGTCTCGCCGATGAAGCTGCTGAAGGGCCTCTCAGCGGACCACGTCGAAGCGGAGAGCCTGGTCCACCAGCTGTTGAGCCGCGTGCGCGCGCCGGACCCGTTCGAGCTCGCGCTGCCGCCGCGCGACTACCAGGCCGCGGCCGCGTCACTGGCGCGCATCAAGTCCGGCCTGCTGCTGGCCGACGACGTGGGCCTTGGCAAGACGGCCACCGCCATCTGCCCGATGGTGATGCCCGAGTACCTGCCGGCGCTGGTGGTGACCTTGAGCCACCTGCCGCCCCAGTGGGTCAATGAGCTGCAGAAGTTCGCGCCGAACCTGAAGGTGCACATCCTCAAGAGCGGCCGCCCCTACGATCTGCTGGAGCGCCCGAAGCGGCGCCGCGGCGCGCCGGCGCAGACCGCGCTGTTCGACGAGGAGCTGCCGCGGCTGCCGGACGTCATCGTCTGCAACTACCACAAGCTCGCCGGCTGGGCCGAGACCCTCGCCGGGTTCATCCGCTTCGTCGTCTACGACGAAGTGCAGGAGCTCCGTGTGGCGGACTCGATGAAGTACGCCGCCGCCAAGCTGATCGCGAGCAAGGCTCGTCTGCGCATTGGCCTGAGCGCCACGCCGATCTACAACTACGGCTCCGAGTTCTTCAACGTCATCGACGTCCTGCTGCCGGGGGCCCTCGGCACGCGCGAGGAGTTCGTGCGCGAGTGGTGCGTCGACGACCGCATCAAGGACACGAAGGCCTTTGGCCTGTACCTCAAGCGCGAGGGGATCATGCTGCGCCGCACGCGCAAGGACGTCGGCCGGGAGCTGCCGCCGTGCCAGGCCATCCCGCACACGATCCAGTCCGATCGCGCCGCGCTGGACAAGATCAAGACCACGGCGGCCGAGCTGGCGCGCGTGATCCTCGCCGACCGGCAGCAGTACCGGGGCCAGAAGTTCATGGCCTCGGAGGAGTTCAATGGCCTGCTGCGGCAGGCGACCGGGGTGGCCAAGGCGCCCTACGTCGCCGAGTTCGTGCGCATGGTGCTGGCCAGCGAGGAGAAGGTCATCGTCTTCGCCTGGCACCGCGAGGTCTATGCGCTGCTGATGGAGGCGCTGGCCGAGTTCAAGCCCGTCATGTACACGGGCAGCGAGTCACCGAGGCAGAAGGAGGAGGCCAAGAACGCGTTCATCAACGGCGATGCGCGCGTGATGCTGATGTCGCTGCGCGCTGGCGCCGGCACGGATGGCCTTCAGCACGTGTGCAAGGTCGGCATCTTTGCCGAGCTGGACTGGAGCCCGGGCGTCCATGTGCAATGCATCGGGCGCTTCCACCGCGATGAGCAGGACGAGCCCTCGATGGCCTACTTCCTGCTGGCCGAGGACGGCTCGGACCCGGTCATCGCCGACATCGTCGGACTCAAGAAGACGCAGCTGGAGGGAGTGCGAGACCCCGATGCCGAGCTGATCGAGGAGCTGGAGATCGACGCCGGCGGCGTCAAGCGCATGGCCGAGTCCTACCTGGCCAAGCTGGGGCAGGGCGCTCCCGTGCGCACCGAGGCTGAAGAGGAGGCCCTTGCATGA
- a CDS encoding AAA family ATPase yields the protein MKIELTAPLANDLVAASPSDERAVRRASMYDKNAFTIDHEALSRAALDALYEIAKKHGERGLMMQLTSLRNVLAAPATSKLGNLKALEPGLIAYLQHECIDGWLYRYGVGGEAVPFLVTSVEFQPADPRNERPAYVKVGYCWNAMGGFHQEQMRFELSDVQGKTIPEVLAKYQFVHESPELKEAYSAHLARYLELRDLHGKQFRCTGLAITAERYGRSDYKAAGARMVNDEDTVPRKDYRVGFSGSVRLRASMEDDEVFSTVPMHPFIFMYDLHRHMHAWVHASKVEIYKYDKSVGAKLVLPEVHRDLVDVLTQDMDVLVEDIVEGKSGGTIVLCKGGPGLGKTLTAEVYSEIAERPLYRVHSGQLGVEAAALEKQLGTVLDRAKRWGAILLIDEGDVYVRARGNDLDHNAVVAVFLRVLETFDGLLFMTTNRGDEIDDAIVSRCIAVIRYEKPNEEDCKRLWRILSTQFGAELSDQLIDELVASFGCLAGRDIKGLLKLTVKFCRRRNEPFSVETFRRCGQFRGLV from the coding sequence ATGAAGATCGAACTCACCGCCCCACTCGCCAACGACCTCGTCGCTGCCAGCCCCTCGGATGAGCGGGCTGTTCGTCGTGCCTCGATGTACGACAAGAACGCCTTCACCATCGACCACGAGGCGCTCAGTCGCGCGGCGCTGGATGCTTTGTACGAGATCGCCAAGAAGCATGGCGAGCGCGGGCTGATGATGCAGCTGACCTCGCTGCGCAACGTCCTCGCGGCACCGGCCACGTCGAAGCTGGGCAACCTGAAGGCGCTCGAGCCCGGCCTGATCGCCTACCTGCAGCACGAATGCATCGACGGCTGGCTGTACCGCTACGGCGTCGGCGGCGAAGCCGTCCCGTTCCTGGTCACCAGCGTCGAATTCCAGCCCGCCGATCCGCGCAACGAGCGGCCGGCCTATGTGAAGGTCGGCTACTGCTGGAACGCCATGGGCGGCTTCCACCAGGAGCAGATGCGCTTCGAGCTGTCCGACGTGCAGGGCAAGACGATCCCCGAGGTGCTAGCCAAGTACCAGTTCGTGCACGAATCGCCCGAGCTGAAGGAGGCCTACTCCGCCCATCTTGCCCGGTACCTGGAGCTGCGCGACCTGCACGGCAAGCAGTTCCGATGCACGGGCCTGGCGATCACCGCGGAGCGCTACGGGCGCTCGGACTACAAGGCTGCCGGCGCGCGCATGGTCAACGACGAGGACACGGTCCCGCGCAAGGACTACCGCGTGGGTTTCTCGGGCTCGGTTCGCCTGCGCGCCTCGATGGAGGACGACGAGGTCTTCTCGACGGTCCCGATGCACCCGTTCATCTTCATGTACGACCTTCACCGGCACATGCACGCGTGGGTCCACGCCTCGAAGGTCGAGATCTACAAGTACGACAAGTCGGTCGGCGCCAAGCTGGTGCTGCCGGAAGTGCACCGCGACCTGGTCGACGTGCTGACGCAGGACATGGACGTCCTGGTCGAGGACATCGTGGAGGGCAAGTCCGGCGGCACGATCGTGCTTTGCAAGGGCGGCCCGGGCCTGGGCAAGACGCTGACCGCTGAGGTCTACAGCGAGATCGCCGAGCGCCCGCTGTACCGCGTGCACTCCGGCCAGCTCGGCGTGGAGGCGGCCGCCCTGGAGAAGCAACTGGGCACGGTCCTGGACCGCGCTAAGCGCTGGGGCGCCATCCTGCTGATCGACGAGGGCGACGTCTATGTCCGCGCCCGTGGCAACGACCTGGACCACAACGCCGTCGTGGCGGTCTTCCTGCGCGTGCTGGAGACGTTCGACGGTCTGCTGTTCATGACGACGAACCGCGGCGACGAGATCGACGACGCGATCGTCAGCCGCTGCATCGCGGTCATCAGGTACGAGAAGCCGAACGAAGAGGACTGCAAGCGCCTGTGGCGGATCCTGAGCACGCAGTTCGGCGCCGAGCTGAGCGACCAGTTGATCGACGAACTCGTGGCGTCGTTCGGCTGTCTGGCCGGCCGCGACATCAAGGGGCTGCTCAAGCTGACGGTGAAGTTCTGCCGCCGCCGCAACGAGCCGTTCTCGGTCGAGACGTTCCGCCGCTGCGGCCAGTTCCGGGGGCTCGTCTGA
- a CDS encoding site-specific DNA-methyltransferase gives MSALRQAELFDHVLEAYGAASAPLSNAQLYREVGERAGIDPEAWAEQIPLGPDQPGHSMLKRRVRWYQQTLRELGLLQRDADRGRGFWSITPKGRRKLTPAEPGRVLLGFSTDLGLALWADAGDVFLHVDEPIALCLSSLPYPLARPRAYGNPTSHEYVDWTIRLLEPIAKHLMPGGSICLNLSNDIFEPGSPARSDYLERLVIALKDRLGLWKMALDPWVNPTKPPGPIRWASITQQHLNVAWEPVYIFCNDPVLWMAKNQRVLEPHSERHLAYVRGGGAKRAKTNGDGAYRLYPGSFGRETAGRIPKNVRILPHRCADKERARKLAIEQSLPVHGATMPLKLAQFYIEYLTEQGQLVVDPCAGWGTTARAAEMAGRRWLTTEQMGEYVLGASNRFVDADGFELFGAMRHAA, from the coding sequence ATGAGCGCGCTTCGCCAAGCCGAACTGTTCGACCACGTCCTGGAGGCCTACGGGGCCGCCAGCGCGCCCTTGTCCAACGCACAGCTCTACCGCGAGGTCGGCGAGCGCGCCGGCATCGACCCGGAGGCCTGGGCGGAACAGATCCCGCTGGGCCCGGACCAGCCCGGTCACAGCATGCTCAAGCGCCGCGTGCGCTGGTACCAGCAGACCCTGCGAGAGCTCGGGCTGCTGCAGCGCGATGCCGACCGTGGCCGCGGCTTCTGGAGCATCACCCCGAAAGGGCGCCGCAAGCTGACGCCCGCCGAGCCCGGCCGCGTGCTGCTCGGGTTCAGCACCGACCTGGGTCTGGCCCTGTGGGCGGATGCCGGCGACGTCTTCCTGCACGTCGACGAGCCCATCGCGCTGTGCCTGAGCAGCCTGCCGTATCCGCTGGCGCGGCCGCGCGCCTACGGCAACCCCACGTCGCACGAGTACGTGGACTGGACCATCCGGCTGCTCGAGCCGATCGCGAAGCACCTGATGCCTGGCGGCAGCATCTGCCTGAACCTGTCGAACGACATCTTCGAGCCCGGCTCGCCGGCACGCTCGGACTACCTGGAGCGTCTGGTGATCGCGCTGAAGGACCGGCTGGGCCTGTGGAAGATGGCGCTCGACCCCTGGGTCAACCCGACGAAGCCGCCGGGCCCGATCCGCTGGGCGAGCATCACGCAGCAGCACCTGAACGTGGCCTGGGAGCCGGTCTACATCTTCTGCAACGACCCGGTGCTGTGGATGGCCAAGAACCAGCGCGTGCTGGAGCCGCACAGCGAGCGCCATCTGGCCTACGTGCGCGGCGGCGGCGCCAAGCGCGCGAAGACCAACGGTGACGGCGCGTACCGGCTCTACCCGGGCAGCTTCGGCCGCGAGACGGCCGGTCGCATCCCGAAGAACGTCCGCATCCTGCCGCATCGCTGCGCCGACAAGGAGCGCGCCCGCAAGCTGGCGATCGAGCAGTCCCTCCCGGTGCACGGCGCGACCATGCCGCTGAAGCTGGCCCAGTTCTACATCGAGTACCTCACGGAGCAGGGCCAACTCGTCGTCGACCCGTGCGCGGGCTGGGGCACGACCGCCAGGGCGGCCGAGATGGCCGGGCGCCGCTGGCTGACCACCGAGCAGATGGGCGAGTACGTCCTGGGCGCCTCGAACCGCTTCGTCGACGCCGACGGGTTCGAGCTGTTCGGCGCGATGCGCCACGCTGCCTGA